Proteins encoded within one genomic window of Neodiprion fabricii isolate iyNeoFabr1 chromosome 6, iyNeoFabr1.1, whole genome shotgun sequence:
- the LOC124184576 gene encoding protein kibra isoform X2: MPRRRNGEIPLPDGWDVARDFDGKVYFIDHNTRKTTWIDPRDRFTKPQTFADCIGNELPLGWEEAYDKHVGAYYINHVNQTTQLEDPRLEWRAIQEAMLREYLQTAQDVLEAKKEIYDVKQQRLCLAQDEYNHLNNALTTLGASRTSLCSSSSSLSTKYDPDLLKSDVALARSRVSRLKRELEQIRAEMNCTQRGVDTLASVEQKLNAHNGGCYNITEAQAIMTELRNIQKSLSSGEKEKAELMQSLAKLKDELTRLQLCEGSPDASTLSLPQEKLSTASQTDLSGELVPIGTRLAEMARMRLQYDEARKRIQHIQQQLADLEEKVIPGQTESDKDKLLLFQEKEQLLRELRSITPRTRTQQDMKDIQGEIRKLEQDLNTALELSNRTITDRVRLHEEKQLLLQQLRDALRSMALLEGQLKTLSASTLSVSSSSSLGSLSTTSSKGSLSSGLSFTDIYGGPQYLGPVQQERPVDMVDLHRRVERLLRGSDQNLGNLGTPSPGRSQPSLSPRSSLSSVSPPVSPLYENAPMGPPPAYEQVEQQRRQQRLLASASPLDRNQLEDKLAELRLSQQAIQEQLSANSEHSKLSPQPPVEFQSGNMSQGSGLGRPAMPLPQEPPLSPISETPPPHGTRSRASSSGTNTRSVSAAVSDESVAGDSGVFEASNRRRLSGLLGVDPLALGEMNLETAQVQIKLRYSVSDGLLHIGIERARNLAALFIPDNTQVYIKAALLPMQPPVSHMYCTKPVTDLRKPTFGETFPISVPLNKLYTKTLQVNVWCTGGESEECLGSAQVSLADFSHESPSVKWYNILSFRFMQPSTSDTTSNGSTVANKQGKHDKQESDISMYRSTQTQNAKEESSDESTIISSQTSTLTRNQGCEELQTAVALRLEELANCLGSPEEEDEDGDSDSGSEDSDQEGIIVEFMLEDNVLEDVLEHEEDEELAEEENQTQDKETNTECIFIPEQGKQRKLSAAGVVPGAIHDDKNSIVIKRSQTFSPSAAVSRNHYICRLNRSDSDSSMPLYRRGGPFQRNSVERRSLRWRRPSSALSCKTTSKKSNHLNSTARTSLDLELDLQAQHARLTNLHDELGRLRDLKQRLEQAREKGDTDLATWLLEDHKFQNLMAQAECGKNGKSAEDKKVEKMLKKTSKEIYKLRKTKAGKGKPDIISFKEKMAFFTRVNLNVPVLPSEDLISENVTTLPSLPHRRHMSEPASSQSVGVSKTNVYSVSNNLLTNLTNNASAASSSGSAGTNNTSGAIKTNCATNKTNSVSHIPANDSGILTTEKLSQPSLETDSSNTQCQAGQTEVNVKSSEEASESGSGEPKRARDPPSSWSAL; encoded by the exons GCGAAGAAGGAAATCTACGATGTCAAACAGCAGAGGCTGTGCCTTGCTCAAGACGAATACAATCACCTCAACAATGCTCTGACAACCCTAGGAGCATCTCGCACAAGTT TGTGCTCCAGCTCGAGTTCTCTGAGTACCAAGTACGACCCGGACTTACTGAAGTCCGATGTCGCCCTCGCCAGGAGCCGCGTCTCGCGGCTCAAGCGAGAACTGGAGCAAATTCGCGCAGAGATGAACTGCACTCAACGGGGAGTCGATACTCTTGCTAG CGTGGAGCAAAAGTTGAACGCGCACAACGGTGGATGTTACAACATCACGGAGGCTCAGGCCATCATGACCGAGTTGAGGAACATACAGAAATCCCTTAGCTCTggcgaaaaagaaaaggcTGAGCTCATGCAGTCGTTGGCAAAGCTTAAGGACGAGCTGACGAGGCTACAGCTGTGCGAAGGAAGTCCCGACGCGAGCACACTGAGTCTTCCTCAGGAGAAACTAAGCACCGCATCCCAGACCGACTTGTCCGGCGAGTTGGTACCCATCGGTACTAGGCTAGCCGAGATGGCCAGGATGAGATTGCAGTACGACGAAGCGAGGAAAAGGATACAACATATACAGCAGCAGCTCGCCGATTTGGAGGAAAAGGTGATTCCCGGTCAGACGGAAAGCGACAAGGACAAGCTGTTGTTGTTCCAAGAGAAAGAACAGCTTCTGAGGGAACTGAGGAGTATAACACCGAGGACAAGAACTCAGCAGGACATGAAGGACATACAGGGCGAAATAAGGAAGCTGGAACAGGACCTAAACACCGCGCTTGAATTGTCCAACAGAACTATCACGGACAGGGTAAGACTTCACGAGGAAAAACAGCTGCTGCTACAGCAGCTCAGAGATGCCCTGAGGTCCATGGCTCTGTTGGAGGGTCAGCTGAAGACCCTCAGTGCCAGCACCTTGTCCGTAAGCAGTAGCTCAAGTTTGGGCAGTCTCAGCACGACGAGCAGCAAAGGTTCTCTTAGCTCTGGTCTAAGCTTCACCGACATTTACGGAGGCCCGCAGTATCTCGGACCTGTTCAACAAGAGAGGCCGGTAGACATGGTCGATCTTCACAGACGAGTTGAGAGACTGCTCAGGGGTTCCGATCAGAACTTGGGGAATCTCGGAACGCCGTCCCCTGGCAGATCACAGCCTAGCCTATCGCCGAGGTCAAGTTTATCCAGCGTTAGTCCGCCGGTTTCGCCTCTCTACGAGAACGCGCCTATGGGTCCACCGCCTGCGTACGAACAGGTAGAACAGCAGAGGAGACAGCAGAGGCTTCTCGCCTCGGCTTCGCCGCTGGATCGTAATCAGCTGGAAGACAAACTGGCCGAGCTTAGGCTGAGCCAGCAAGCGATTCAGGAACAGTTGTCGGCGAATTCCGAGCACTCGAAATTGAGCCCGCAACCGCCGGTAGAATTTCAATCCGGCAACATGTCGCAGGGGAGCGGATTGGGCAGGCCGGCAATGCCTTTACCGCAGGAACCGCCGTTGTCACCTATTAGCGAAACACCTCCGCCACACGGAACTAGGTCTAGAGCGAGCAGTTCTGGTACCAACACTAGATCCGTGTCAGCGGCTGTGTCTGACGAAAGTGTCGCTGGTGACTCTGGCGTTTTTGAAGCCTCGAACAGAAGACGATTGTCCGGATTACTCGGCGTCGATCCGCTTGCCCTTGGTGAAATGAACCTGGAGACGGCGCAAGTTCAAATCAAGCTAAG GTATTCAGTAAGCGACGGGTTGCTGCACATTGGAATAGAACGTGCAAGAAACTTGGCTGCGCTATTTATTCCCGACAACACGCAAgt ATATATTAAAGCAGCCTTACTCCCGATGCAACCTCCAGTCAGTCATATGTACTGCACAAAGCCTGTAACAGACTTGCGAAAACCTACATTTGGAGAAACATTTCCAATATCTGTGCCGCTTAACAAATTATACACAAAAACCTTGCAAGTCAATGTTTGGTGCACTGGCGGTGAATCTGAGGAGTGCTTG GGTTCAGCCCAAGTCTCACTGGCAGACTTCAGTCATGAATCACCGAGCGTCAAGTGGTACAACATTCTCTCCTTCCGCTTTATGCAGCCATCTACATCCGATACGACAAGTAACGGTAGTACAGTCGCTAACAAGCAGGGTAAACATGACAAACAAGAGTCAGATATATCAATGTACAGAAGTACTCAAACCCAAAATGCAAAGGAGGAAAGTAGCGACGAGAGTACCATAATAAGTTCCCAAACTTCTACCTTAACACGGAATCAGGGATGCGAAGAATTGCAAACAGCTGTGGCTCTACGCCTTGAAGAATTGGCCAACTGTCTTGGAAGTCCCGAGGAGGAAGATGAAGATGGGGATAGCGATAGCGGAAGTGAAGATAGTGACCAGGAGGGAATTATTGTAGAGTTTATGTTAGAGGACAACGTTTTAGAGGATGTATTAGAGCATGAG GAAGACGAAGAACTAGCGGAAGAAGAGAATCAAACACAGGACAAGGAAACGAACACAGAGTGTATTTTCATTCCCGAACAAGGCAAGCAGCGAAAATTGTCAGCTGCAGGTGTTGTTCCTGGAGCTATTCATGATGATAAGAATTCCATCGTCATTAAACGCAGCCAAACTTTCTCTCCTAGTGCAGCGGTCAGCAGAAATCATTACATTTGCAGG TTGAACCGCAGTGACAGCGATAGCAGTATGCCACTTTATAGGCGCGGTGGTCCTTTCCAGCGGAACTCGGTTGAGAGACGTTCTTTGCGTTGGCGACGACCCTCTTCTGCCTTGAGCTGTAAAACAActtcgaaaaaatcaaatcatcTTAATTCAACAGCTAGAACTTCTCTGGATCTTGAATTAGACCTTCAAGCGCAGCACGCAAGGCTGACCAATTTGCATGACGAATTGGGTAGATTGAGGGATTTAAAACAGAGGCTTGAACAGGCCAGAGAAAAGGGGGACACGGATCTTGCTACGTGGCTGTTGGAAGATCACAAATTCCAAAATCTTATGGCACAAGCCGAGTGCGGGAAGAACGGGAAAAGCGCTGAGGATAAAAAggtggaaaaaatgttgaagaaGACATCCAAGGAAATATATAAGTTACGGAAAACTAAAGCTGGCAAGGGAAAACCAgatattatttctttcaa agaaaaaatgGCATTCTTTACACGCGTTAACCTGAATGTACCGGTGCTACCTTCGGAGGATTTGATATCTGAAAATGTAACAACCCTGCCGTCACTTCCGCATAGAAGACATATGTCGGAACCAGCGAGCAGCCAATCTGTCGGAGTTTCTAAAACCAATGTTTATAGTGTGTCAAATAATCTATTGACtaatttaacaaataacgCGTCAGCTGCTTCTTCAAGTGGCAGCGCAGGAACAAATAATACTAGTGGTGCGATTAAAACAAATTGTGCtacaaacaaaacaaatagTGTGAGTCATATTCCCGCGAATGACTCTGGAATCTTGACGACGGAAAAATTGAGTCAACCCAGCCTGGAGACAGACAGTAGCAATACACAGTGTCAGGCTGGTCAGACTGAAGTTAATGTAAAATCGTCGGAAGAAGCATCGGAGAGTGGTAGCGGAGAACCTAAAAG GGCACGTGACCCACCGAGCAGCTGGTCTGCGctttga